Genomic DNA from Leptotrichia wadei:
GATCCTGAGAATGAACCATAATTAGACCAACATCAAGTTTTTCTCCTCCAGCTTCCCTTACAATCAAATCTGTCTGTAATTCATGTGCCTTCAGCATTTCTTCAGTAGACTGCTTCATAAATTCTTCCGCTTCATCAAATTTTCCTTCTTTTGCAGCCTTCATAGCCTGATAAGCCAAACTTTTAGTTTCCCCTGCGTGTCCAATCAATGTCATTGCAATCATTTCAATATCCAATACTTCTTCAGCCATGGTAATTCCTCCTAAATAGTTATTTTTTGTTTTATCAAATTTTATATTAAAATTTCTTCTTAATTTTGTTATAACACACGTTTCCCAGTATGTCAATTTTTCATACTTTTAATTTATTTTTCGTCTATTTTTATTAATTTTATTATTAATTAAAGCATAAATCCGATATTCTAAGAAAATAAACGATTTACAATTACACATTTTTTCGTGTATAATATATATTGAAAATTTTAAAAAAATATAAATTTATAATAAAATATTTTACAAAATCTTTATTAAAGGAGAAAAATCACATTATGGATATTTATGCACCAATTAACAAACATTTTTTAGAAAATAAAAAAATAAAAATTTCATTTTCAAAAGTATTGAATAAAAAAGAAAAATATTTTTTAAAGTTTCTTTTTATGGAATATAAATTGCTGGAAAAATTTGAGAAAGCAACTATTTTACAAGATGTTGATTTAAATGAAATATTAGATGTGCTTAAATTTTCTACATTTGAACAATTGAAAAAATTTTTGGATAATTTACAAGTGAAAAAGCTGGAATTTTCGATTTTTAGTAATGATAAAATTGTGCTTTATGGACGATTTCCAATTTTGGTGTCTTACAATATTGTTTATTCCAAAATTGAGTTTCAATTTGCAAGAGAAATTCAAAATGCTCGGGGAAACAATACTTTATTCTCACTTCTTAGATTTGACTTTCTGGTTTTTATGGGAGATGAGACTACTTATAATTTTTATACTTATTTGATTTCTGATAAAAATTATAATAATGATACTGTAATTACGTTAGAAAGACTAAAAGAAATGTTTGATACTGGAGATAAATATGAGCGTTTTTTTGACTTTGAAAAACAGATCTTAAAAAAAGCAATTGAATCCATAAATCTTTTTTCTGACATTAAGGTTGTTTATGAAAAAATTAAGGTTGGAGAACATATAAATAATAAAGTGGAAAAAATTCGTTTTAAAATAATTGATAACAGTAAATCTTCTGAAAAGAAAAACAAGGAGCTTGTTCAGCATATAAACAGCATTATGGACTTGATAAAAAATGATGTAAAAGATTTTCATGCTACTTATGAATTGATAAAAAAGTATATTTTAAAGAAAAATTACGATTACGTTTATACAAATGTTATTTTTACAAAAAAGCAATTTAAAAATAATATAGAAAAGCAGTTAAAAAAAGTTTTGCTGCTTGATTTGGGACAATCCTTAAAAAATAACTTAAAACATGAATCAGAGGTTTTGAACATAAAAAGAAAATACCGTACTCCTTTTTTTCTTCAGCTTGATATATCCAATCTCATGCGTCAGAATCATTTGGAAAATGAACTTAGAGTACTAGTTGATGATGGATATTTTAACGAAATTCTTACTTTAAAAAATGAACAGACAATGGAACAGAGCTTTACTGACTTCAAAATCTATATAAAGTACTTCCAAAATGCTAAAAGCCAAATAAAAATCATAAAATTCCTATAAAAATTTTATTTTTTTTTGGAATAATCATTTAAAATAATAAACGAAAAAATATATGTTTTTTTATCGTTTATTCTAGTTTTTATTTTATAAAAACTTATTTTTTCGATATTTAAAACAGATTATAGACGAAAAAATATTATTTTTTTATAAAATTTGACTTCTAACAAATTGGTGGTATACTATAAATATGGAAGTTAAGCTCATTGGAATATAAAACAATGAAAATACACTTAAAAAAATAAATAAAATAAGGAAGGATGATCCGAAATGAAAAAAATCTTATTATGCTGTGCAGCAGGAATGTCTACTAGCCTATTGGTAAACAAAATGAAAGCTGAGGCTGAAAAAAGAGGAGTTGAAGCTGAAATTTGGGCAGAACCACTTGACAAGGCAAAAGAAGAATTTCCAAAAGCTGACGTTGTTTTATTGGGGCCGCAGGTTAAATATGCCTTACCAGAAGCTCAAAAAATCGCTGAAGAAAATAACATTAACATAGATGTAATTAATATGGTTGATTATGGAATGATGAATGGGGCAAAAGTGTTAGATCAGGCGTTAAATTTAATTAAATAGCTCAATTTATATTATACTTTTGTTAGAGTTCAAATACCGGTAAATGATTTTAAACCATGAATACCGGTATTTGTTTTTATAAAAGAGAATTTGTTTTTCATGCTTGAAGATATTGAATTTTTAAAATAATCATTTTTTAGGAGGAATTAATATGGCTAATATTATGAACAAATTTACACAGTTTTTAGAAGAAAAATTAATGCCTGTTGCTGTAAAAGTGGCTAATCAGAGACATTTAGCGGCAATCAAAGATGGAATGGTCATTACATTGCCATTTATTATTGCAGGATCTGTATTTTTGATTTTAGGAAATTTGCCAATACCAGCATTAGCTAATTTTTATAAATATAATGCAGTTGGGCAGATTATCGCAAAATGGTTATCCTATCCTGTTGATGTAACATTTAATTTATTAGGCTTTATTGCGTGTATTGGTATTTCATATAAATTGGCTCAACACTATAAATTAGATGAAATTTCCAGTACAATCTTAGGAGTTTTGGCATTTTTACTTGTAACTCCTTTTCATAATGGCATCCCGCTGCCTAGTATGGGAAGTGGAGGATTATTTGTAGCTATAATAATGTCTCTTTTGGCAATAGAAATTGTAAACTTTATTGTGAAAAAGAATATTGTTATTAAAATGCCTGATTCTGTACCACCTGCAGTATCAAAATCATTTGCAGCATTAATTCCAGGATTTTTTGTTATTATGACTGCATTGATAATAAGAATTTTATTTGAAGTTTCTCCATTTGGAAATATACATAAAGTTGTTGAAATGGTCTTGACTAAACCACTTACAGCATTAGGAGGATCTTTCTTTGGAATGATGGGACTTTCTTTTATAACTAATTTATTATGGTCTGCCGGAATACACGGTTCAAATCTAGTAACGGGAGGTATAGCAAAACCTGTATTAGATACGCTAATGGATCAAAACAGAATTGCGCTTAGTGCTGGAAAGCCTCTTCCAAATATAGTTACAACTCAGTTTTTTGATATTTTTCATAATATGGGAGGTTCTGGAACAACTTTCTCTCTTGCTATTATGCTACTTTTCCTTTCTAAGAGCAAACAGCTTAAAGAAATTGGTAAATTAGCAATTGGTCCTGCTTTTTTCAATATTAACGAACCTATTTTATTTGGACTTCCAATAGTTATGAACCCTATTTTAATCATTCCATTTATATTGGCTCCGTTAGTTACAGTAATGGTTACTTATCTAGCGATGTATTCAGGGTTAGTTGCAAAAGTAACTGGAGTTGCCTTGCCTTGGACAACGCCTCCTTTTATATCCGGTTTTCTCGCAACGAGCCATTGGACAGGAGCAGCCATACAAGTAGTAAACTTCTTCATAACAGCGGCTATTTACTATCCATTCTTTAAATTATGGGATGATAAAAAACTTCAAGAAGAAAACGGGACAGCAAGTATAAATTAATCATTAGCGAAATTTATGGTTAAATTAATAAAATATATTTTACAAAATATATTTTTTATGATATAGTATTTGTAAATTAATAGTAAAATAAATTTTAAGGAGTGATTACGATGATTAGACATAGTTGGATATGGTGGAAAAAATTAAATACAATTTAATATTTTTTGCCAGCTATGTTGAGATTTATTGTAATTACGATTATAAATATTATGAAAAAAGCATTGGTGAAGTAAAAATCAATGCTTTTATTTTATTCAATTCTCTTAGACGGTAAAATAGTTTAAGAGAATTTTTTTATAAATTTCAACAGATTTAGAAAAAGGGAAAGAATAAGGAGAAAGAAGAAAAGTAAAAAGAGAAAAAATTGGAGAAAGTGAGAAATTTTATGTTGATAAATAAACCTACTTATTATTATTCTGTTATCAGGCAAAAATTTAATAATTCTTATTTTGCTGAAGATGAACGGCAAGTTATTATTGGGATTGACTGTGAATATTTTGATTCTAATGAATATAGCTATGATTCCTTGAAGAAAATTTATAATTCTTTTGTGAAGCAAAAAAAGGTTGCTCCGTTTGCAGGGCTATTTGGGACATTTGCCTATGAGTCGATACATTTTTTTGAGAAGATTGAGAAGATAGAAAAAGAGCAGTTTAAGTTTCCACAGTTTATTTTTGCCAATGCGAAGGCTTATTTGCATTATTCAAAGACTAGCAAGGAATATTCATTTTATGGGGACGAAAGAAAATATTTTGATTTTTTGAATGATGAAATTGAGAAAAGAACTGAAAATAGTGAATTGCTTTATGATATAAAAACAGATTTTGATGAGGAAAGATCACATTTTTACGGCATTCTTGAAAAAGCAAAGGAATACATCAAGGCTGGGGATATTTTTCAGGTTGTGCTAAGTGAACAGTTGAAACTTGCGACAAATATGGATTCTCTTGATTTTTATGAAAAATTGTCAAAGGCTAATCCTAGTCCATATATGTATCATTTTCCTACAAAATATGGAGATATTGTCGGTTCAAGCCCTGAAATCCTAGTTGATATTTCATCAGATAATATTTATATCGCTCCCATTGCTGGAACTCGCCCAAGGGGAAAAGATGCCAATGAAGATGCATTTTTAGCAAATGATTTGTTAAATGATGAAAAGGAATGTGCTGAACATCGAATG
This window encodes:
- a CDS encoding PTS lactose/cellobiose transporter subunit IIA, whose translation is MAEEVLDIEMIAMTLIGHAGETKSLAYQAMKAAKEGKFDEAEEFMKQSTEEMLKAHELQTDLIVREAGGEKLDVGLIMVHSQDHLMTAILFKELAKEFIEVYKRLEQKIDKK
- a CDS encoding replication initiation protein → MDIYAPINKHFLENKKIKISFSKVLNKKEKYFLKFLFMEYKLLEKFEKATILQDVDLNEILDVLKFSTFEQLKKFLDNLQVKKLEFSIFSNDKIVLYGRFPILVSYNIVYSKIEFQFAREIQNARGNNTLFSLLRFDFLVFMGDETTYNFYTYLISDKNYNNDTVITLERLKEMFDTGDKYERFFDFEKQILKKAIESINLFSDIKVVYEKIKVGEHINNKVEKIRFKIIDNSKSSEKKNKELVQHINSIMDLIKNDVKDFHATYELIKKYILKKNYDYVYTNVIFTKKQFKNNIEKQLKKVLLLDLGQSLKNNLKHESEVLNIKRKYRTPFFLQLDISNLMRQNHLENELRVLVDDGYFNEILTLKNEQTMEQSFTDFKIYIKYFQNAKSQIKIIKFL
- a CDS encoding PTS sugar transporter subunit IIB, with amino-acid sequence MKKILLCCAAGMSTSLLVNKMKAEAEKRGVEAEIWAEPLDKAKEEFPKADVVLLGPQVKYALPEAQKIAEENNINIDVINMVDYGMMNGAKVLDQALNLIK
- the celB gene encoding PTS cellobiose transporter subunit IIC, translated to MANIMNKFTQFLEEKLMPVAVKVANQRHLAAIKDGMVITLPFIIAGSVFLILGNLPIPALANFYKYNAVGQIIAKWLSYPVDVTFNLLGFIACIGISYKLAQHYKLDEISSTILGVLAFLLVTPFHNGIPLPSMGSGGLFVAIIMSLLAIEIVNFIVKKNIVIKMPDSVPPAVSKSFAALIPGFFVIMTALIIRILFEVSPFGNIHKVVEMVLTKPLTALGGSFFGMMGLSFITNLLWSAGIHGSNLVTGGIAKPVLDTLMDQNRIALSAGKPLPNIVTTQFFDIFHNMGGSGTTFSLAIMLLFLSKSKQLKEIGKLAIGPAFFNINEPILFGLPIVMNPILIIPFILAPLVTVMVTYLAMYSGLVAKVTGVALPWTTPPFISGFLATSHWTGAAIQVVNFFITAAIYYPFFKLWDDKKLQEENGTASIN
- a CDS encoding anthranilate synthase component I family protein, whose product is MLINKPTYYYSVIRQKFNNSYFAEDERQVIIGIDCEYFDSNEYSYDSLKKIYNSFVKQKKVAPFAGLFGTFAYESIHFFEKIEKIEKEQFKFPQFIFANAKAYLHYSKTSKEYSFYGDERKYFDFLNDEIEKRTENSELLYDIKTDFDEERSHFYGILEKAKEYIKAGDIFQVVLSEQLKLATNMDSLDFYEKLSKANPSPYMYHFPTKYGDIVGSSPEILVDISSDNIYIAPIAGTRPRGKDANEDAFLANDLLNDEKECAEHRMLVDLARNDIGKFAESGSVVVKNLMHIKNYEHVMHIVTDVYGKKRKDVSIFEVIAQALPAGTLSGSPKIRAMQIISELEVFKRNVYAGGIGFLRFNGDVQLAIIIRTAFFENKNYDLNKVDKVRNVFIQAGAGIVFDSVKEKEYDEICHKRASVLNIFKKFCKEEREVEKVKNEENKNEKGEDVK